From Candidatus Neomarinimicrobiota bacterium:
GGCCTTGATCAGACCGGTGATCACATCTACGGATGGCCGCTGGGTGGCGATAATCAGGTGAATACCCACTGCCCGGGACATCTGAGCCAGACGGGTGATGGGATCTTCGATATCCTTGCCGGCGATCATCATCAAATCCGACAGCTCATCTATAATGATAACGATATAGGGGACCGGTTCCATGTCCAGATTTTTTGCCGCCTTGGCGCGGTACTCGTCGATATTGCGCACCGTGGCCTCAGAGAAGATTCTATAGCGGCGCTCCATTTCAACCAGGGCCGATCGCAGAGCGGCCACCGCATTCTTGGGAGTGGTGAGGACGTATTCGCCGATGCCCGGAGTGGTAATGAGGTGGTATCCCTCCAGCTCACGATAAGAGGTAAGCTCCAATTTCTTGGGATCGATGAGTATGAATTTCACTTCATCAGGTTTTACCCGGTAGAGGTAACTGGTGATAATAGTGTTAATACACACTGACTTGCCGGAGCCGGTGGTGCCGGCAATGAGGAGATGGGGCATGTGGGCCAGATCGAAGCAGTAGGCCTCCCCGGAGGTGGTCTTGCCCAGGGCCACCGTGAGAGGCGAGCGGGAGCTCACGTAATCATCGGAGCTGATGATGCTGCGCAGGTAGACGGTGGACGGACGACGGTTGGGAATCTCGATACCCACATGCTTGGTGCCGGAGATAGGTGCAATAATCCGGATGCGCTCAGCGCTCATAATCCGGGCCAGGTCGTCAGCCAGGACGGTGAATTTGTTGACCCGCACACCTTCACCCGGCTCCACCTCAAAAAGGGTGATGATCGGCCCCGGCGAAATGTTCACCACCCGCCCTTCCACCTTGAAAGTGGCCAGGGCCCGCTCCAGCTCCCGGGCTTTGGCCAGGAAATCCTCCCGTGACTCGATCTCTTCGGCCGGCGGTGGTTCAACCAGTAGATCGAGCGGTGGGAACTTATATTGCCGCCAGCGGGTGCGCCGCTCCTCCATGGCATCGATGTCCCCCACCTCAATGGTCCCTTGTTCTGCGATAGGGATTGCCTCCCCGGCACCGGCCGGTCGGCTTTTCCCTGCCACCCTACTGGTGCTTCTGCGACGGCTGACCGGAAGTGGTGGCCTGGCTTTTCTGGCGTAGGCCCGGGGCTCGATCAGAGTCTTCTCCCGGCGGCGGCGATCACGCCATTCAGCGAACCACACCTCCAGGTTGGTCATCTGCTTATGCAGGAAGGCCCGCACGTCCCAGCGCAGGTAGCCGCTGATCACCACAAAATAGCCGGCCAGCAGCACCACAATAGACCCGAACATACCCAGAAAATCATGCAGCACTTTGGCCCCTACACCGCCCACAATCCCGGCCGAGGTAAAATCGCCCCGCCCCTCGAATACCAGGGGCGCTTCCGGCAAGCCAACCGCCAGCGAACTCAATAGCGCCAGCAGAAGCCCGTACCAGGTGATGCGCCACAGGGGCTTGTGCGCCCGCTTGAGCAGGAGCCCCATACCCCAGACCAACCCCAGAATGGGAAATACTATCGCCACATAACCCAGCGTGAACTTGACGAGATAATGGGCAACGTAAACCCCAACGATGCCCATAATATTCCGCAGGGCTATATGCTCTGAGATTGTGGGTTCCTCCAAGGGATTGTAGGTCACCAGGCTGAGGAGGGTTAAAAGCGATAGAGCTATCAGGAGGATGGAAAATGCCGTTACCCGGCGGTCTGTGGTGCGAGATACTTTCACGCTATCAATCCGGAACCTGCCATCACCGGCGTGAACATCTTAACGACCGGCGACTCGTGAGGTTGTATTAAACACCTTAGCAAAAACAACCCGACACCTGGTTAAGCCATCAGGCTCGTTTTTTTCACAAAGGGGGGCTTGACCACTGAGGCCCGGGCCGCCTTGCCCCTGATCTCCACCTCAATGCAGGTGCCGACCTGGGCGTACTCCCGGGCCACATAGCCCAGTCCGATCCCCCGCTGCAACATGGGTGACTGGGTGCCGCTGGTCACCAATCCTATTCGGCCGCCATCGACAGTGATGGGGTATCCTGGCCGGGGAATAGCGCGCTCTTCCATCTGGAAGGACACCAGCCTGCGGGCAGGCTTCTCCGCCTTCACCCGGGCAATCGCCCTGGAGCCTATGAAGGGACCCTTATCCAGTTTGGTGATCCAACCCAATCCCGCCTCGATCGGATTGGTCTCGGCAGTGATATCGTTACCGTAGAGGCAATACCTCATCTCCAGTCGCAGCGTATCTCTGGCCCCCAGACCGGCTGGCACGCTCCCCAGCGGCTCACCCGCCGATAGGCAATCCTCCCACAAGCGCCGGGTGGTCTCCGGGTCAGTATAGAGTTCAAAACCCAGCTCGCCGGTATAGCCGGTGCGGCTGATCATCACCTCCTGATCATAGGCCTGGCCTTCTATAAAGTAGTAGTAGGCCACATCTGTGAGCTCAATCCCCAAAACCTTACTCACCAATTCACGGCTGACGGGCCCCTGGACAGCAATCAGGCCGGTCTGAGCGGATAGATTCTCCAGGGAAATGTCCCCCTTGATATTGGACTGGAGCCAGCCAAAATCCTTGTCAATGTTGGCTGCATTTACCACCATAAAGTAGTGGTCGGCACGGCGATAAAGCAAAAGGTCGTCGACGATGCCACCATCGGAGTAACACATGGCCGAATACTGGGCCTGGCCTTCATGGAGCTCGGCTACGTCATTCACCGTCACGTCCTGGAGGAAAGTGAGGGCATCGGGGCCACTAATCCGGAACTCTCCCATGTGTGAGACATCAAAAACGCCGGCAGTTGTCCGAACAGCTACATGCTCGGCGCTGATGCCGGTGTATTGCACGGGCATTTCGTAGCCGCCGAAAGGGGCGATTCGGGCTCCCAATGCCACATGTTGCTCATAGAGGGGGGTGCGCTTCATCGATTCACTTTCCGCTGAGTGCTGCCCGGATGAGGTCTTCAACCGGCGTCTCGGCGTCAAGCTTTTTGAGGGCCGCCTGGACCGCCCGACGGGCCTCATGCCGCCTATAACCCAGCGCAACCAGACTGTCTATCGCCTGGGTAACGGTGTCAGATGCCGTTGCAGTCGCGGTAATACTATCCCAGGCCGGAACCTCCGCGCCGAATTTATCCCGCAACTCGATGAGGATCCGCCGGGCCATCTTGGGGCCCACCCCACGGATGGCAGTTAATGCCGCCTCATCCCCCTCCTGGACCCGCCGACGCAACTCGGCGGGCAAGGCCCCGCTCAGAATGGTGATGGCCGTCTTCGCCCCGATGCCGCTGATGGCAATGAGGTGCTTGAAAACTTCGCGCTCCTCAGCGCTGGCAAAGCCGAACAGGTCCTGACTGTCTTCACGAACCTGATGGTAGGTAAGCAGGGTGGCCTCCTCACCTGATCTGGGCAGTGCTTCGTACGTGTTTAGGGTGATCCATATGTGATAGCCGACCCCTTGCACGTCCATCACCACATGGTCCGGATGCTTCTCGAGCAGCCGCCCCGCCAGCCGAACGATCATGCGCTCGACGACCTTTGGGACAAGCCCGCAGCCACCAGACTGCGCTGCTGGTGATGGCACAGGGCTACAGCGAGTGCGTCAGAAGCGTCCATAGGCTGGGGCAGGTGATCCAGGT
This genomic window contains:
- a CDS encoding DNA translocase FtsK 4TM domain-containing protein; this translates as MKVSRTTDRRVTAFSILLIALSLLTLLSLVTYNPLEEPTISEHIALRNIMGIVGVYVAHYLVKFTLGYVAIVFPILGLVWGMGLLLKRAHKPLWRITWYGLLLALLSSLAVGLPEAPLVFEGRGDFTSAGIVGGVGAKVLHDFLGMFGSIVVLLAGYFVVISGYLRWDVRAFLHKQMTNLEVWFAEWRDRRRREKTLIEPRAYARKARPPLPVSRRRSTSRVAGKSRPAGAGEAIPIAEQGTIEVGDIDAMEERRTRWRQYKFPPLDLLVEPPPAEEIESREDFLAKARELERALATFKVEGRVVNISPGPIITLFEVEPGEGVRVNKFTVLADDLARIMSAERIRIIAPISGTKHVGIEIPNRRPSTVYLRSIISSDDYVSSRSPLTVALGKTTSGEAYCFDLAHMPHLLIAGTTGSGKSVCINTIITSYLYRVKPDEVKFILIDPKKLELTSYRELEGYHLITTPGIGEYVLTTPKNAVAALRSALVEMERRYRIFSEATVRNIDEYRAKAAKNLDMEPVPYIVIIIDELSDLMMIAGKDIEDPITRLAQMSRAVGIHLIIATQRPSVDVITGLIKA
- the gcvT gene encoding glycine cleavage system aminomethyltransferase GcvT, encoding MKRTPLYEQHVALGARIAPFGGYEMPVQYTGISAEHVAVRTTAGVFDVSHMGEFRISGPDALTFLQDVTVNDVAELHEGQAQYSAMCYSDGGIVDDLLLYRRADHYFMVVNAANIDKDFGWLQSNIKGDISLENLSAQTGLIAVQGPVSRELVSKVLGIELTDVAYYYFIEGQAYDQEVMISRTGYTGELGFELYTDPETTRRLWEDCLSAGEPLGSVPAGLGARDTLRLEMRYCLYGNDITAETNPIEAGLGWITKLDKGPFIGSRAIARVKAEKPARRLVSFQMEERAIPRPGYPITVDGGRIGLVTSGTQSPMLQRGIGLGYVAREYAQVGTCIEVEIRGKAARASVVKPPFVKKTSLMA
- the ruvA gene encoding Holliday junction branch migration protein RuvA → MIVRLAGRLLEKHPDHVVMDVQGVGYHIWITLNTYEALPRSGEEATLLTYHQVREDSQDLFGFASAEEREVFKHLIAISGIGAKTAITILSGALPAELRRRVQEGDEAALTAIRGVGPKMARRILIELRDKFGAEVPAWDSITATATASDTVTQAIDSLVALGYRRHEARRAVQAALKKLDAETPVEDLIRAALSGK